The Drosophila innubila isolate TH190305 chromosome 3R unlocalized genomic scaffold, UK_Dinn_1.0 2_E_3R, whole genome shotgun sequence genome has a segment encoding these proteins:
- the LOC117790311 gene encoding biotin--protein ligase isoform X1 codes for MLTLYYVSATFVQSWRIQRACNKIAEQLAQSSSIAFYALQPGNDDGFDPTFASSELCGNRNAAKVTDILWLRGNQRGCCLRPLQALQITPWISFPSAPSLLPFAYAAETATPTTTPTEAQPQSRITLSSDKTQHLHLLVESQVEPQRENSAPHTTMVRLEDYGKLIAWKIDSHLAVLIETDIEHFTKLLIMTFLQNNLCINDNLPLLRIESVEREGQPQPFELLANHLKRQSRNVAEINAESWQKHLKDLRALSVLAHQATEFETQKNRTEGKTGLLKQELVSQRQPEQAAPAAVQVKAVAVVEPTTKATSPAKSTQLKQPSPVQSPLNKHSELEKIAATKVTPRQQPVEVQDNTFTPVMATPAAKTSTPNKSFVAVKPSSPPPTPAPAPKLTPTPTPAPAAATSASRPRPILRRNKDSLGESKPLNVLVYSDSASARESAIATLRQLLERDVYTIYALTPQQAAQKFWMEQTALLVVCGSVATTVGQILVDYFLHGGKVLSLCSDILHFILPNYRTAEVREHELVQFSYDKWQRVKMMHHIFCYQPSPVKKNFSTDSEESTGQSHSRKPALVCPRSMELKDLAGQTHKLDVKVLGTEEIWNTPSLMLANSLQSGGKAVFSQVHLETNPSEFEFDEEKFTVLKQNESTRLEIFTDLLRKYLGVQVRDSASADPTATGVVFKQAYFLGRHESKFELLEKLRLRCTGTEHVIVTPKLTMKFCGQDDKTPVANTNVLPILIHSCPDDFSTVDYFDNLKTEHIGRLVIYAPVVSSSMHVINDLELVHGIAVLPLQQTAGVGRSCNQWLSPLGCAMFSTQLHIATDTALGSRLPLIQHIIGAAIVNTLRGHPLYRVLDIALKWPNDIIANGNYKIGGLVVNTTLLGSLAIVNIGSGINLSNSKPTVCINGMINEYNVRMPDSKLPLLKYEQFIALVFNEIERILADVQNGNFETFYALYYELWLHSEQNVKICLQNDQEKDASIVGIDDYGFLKVKLANGKIETVQPDGNSFDMLKGLIVPKYN; via the exons ATGTTAACACTCTATTACGTGAGCGCCACTTTTGTGCAATCCTGGCGCATTCAAAGGGCATGCAACAAAATTGCCGAGCAGTTAGCGCAATCATCGAGCATTGCATTCTACGCGCTTCAACCGGGCAACGATGATGGCTTCG ATCCCACATTTGCCAGCTCGGAGCTGTGTGGTAACCGTAATGCGGCCAAGGTCACGGATATATTGTGGTTGCGTGGCAACCAACGCGGTTGCTGTCTGCGTCCATTGCAAGCGTTGCAAATTACGCCATGGATTAGCTTCCCCTCGGCGCCTAGTCTTTTGCCCTTTGCCTATGCCGCCGAGACggcaacgccaacaacaacgccaacgGAAGCACAACCGCAATCCAGGATTACTTTGTCATCCGATAAGACGCAACACTTGCACTTGCTAGTCGAGTCACAGGTCGAACCACAACGAGAAAACAGTGCACCACACACCACAATGGTGCGG CTGGAAGATTACGGTAAGCTAATTGCATGGAAAATTGACTCCCACCTGGCGGTGCTCATCGAAACGGATATTGAGCATTTcacaaaattattgataatgacatttttacaaaacaatttatgcataaatgATAACTTGCCACTCCTGAGGATTGAGT CTGTTGAGCGAGAGGGACAACCTCAACCCTTTGAACTCCTTGCCAATCATCTGAAGCGTCAATCTCGAAATGTGGCTGAAATAAATGCTGAGAGCTGGCAGAAGCACTTAAAGGATCTACGCGCTCTCAGCGTGCTGGCTCATCAGGCAACTGAGTTTGAGACTCAAAAGAATCGGACAGAGGGCAAGACGGGTTTACTTAAACAGGAGCTGGTCAGCCAACGACAGCCAGAGCAGGCAGCTCCAGCAGCTGTGCAAGTCAAGGCGGTAGCTGTTGTAGAGCCCACGACTAAGGCAACATCTCCCGCCAAATCCACGCAACTGAAGCAACCATCGCCAGTGCAAAGTCCATTAAATAAGCACAGTGAGTTGGAGAAGATTGCTGCCACCAAGGTCACACCACGTCAGCAGCCTGTGGAAGTTCAGGATAATACTTTCACGCCTGTTATGGCCACGCCAGCGGCGAAAACTTCAACACCCAACAAGAGCTTTGTGGCTGTCAAGCCGAGTTCTCCTCCACCTACGCCGGCGCCAGCACCAAAGttaacgccaacgccaactccagctccagcaGCTGCTACTTCTGCCTCACGGCCTCGTCCCATTCTGCGACGTAACAAGGATAGTCTGGGCGAGAGTAAGCCCCTCAATGTGCTTGTCTATTCGGATAGTGCTAGTGCACGGGAATCGGCGATTGCAACTCTCCGACAGCTTCTAGAGCGGGATGTGTACACCATTTATGCGTTAACACCACAACAGGCGGCTCAAAAGTTTTGGATGGAACAGACAGCTCTGTTGGTTGTCTGCGGTTCTGTTGCAACGACTGTTGGCCAGATATTGGTTGACTACTTTTTACATGGCGGCAAGGTCTTGAGTCTCTGTTCGGATATTTTACACTTCATCTTGCCCAACTATCGCACAGCAGAG GTGCGGGAGCATGAGTTGGTTCAGTTTTCCTACGACAAATGGCAGAGGGTCAAGATGATGCATCACATCTTTTGTTATCAGCCTTCGCCGgttaagaaaaacttttccaCGGATAGCGAAGAGTCTACTGGTCAAAGTCATTCGCGTAAACC AGCTCTAGTATGTCCAAGGTCCATGGAACTAAAGGATCTCGCCGGTCAAACCCACAAATTGGATGTGAAAGTGCTGGGCACCGAGGAAATCTGGAACACGCCCAGTTTAATGCTGGCCAACAGCCTGCAAAGCGGTGGCAAGGCCGTCTTCTCACAG GTGCATCTGGAGACGAATCCCAGCGAGTTTGAATTTGATGAAGAGAAATTTACAGTTCTGAAGCAGAATGAAAGCACTCGTCTGGAGATCTTTACGGATCTCTTGCGCAAGTATTTGGGAGTGCAGGTGCGGGACAGTGCATCCGCAGATCCAACTGCCACTGGAGTCGTCTTCAAGCAGGCCTATTTCTTGGGGCGACATGAG TCGAAATTCGAATTGCTGGAGAAGCTACGACTACGTTGCACCGGCACTGAACATGTCATCGTCACGCCCAAGCTGACCATGAAGTTCTGTGGCCAGGATGATAAGACTCCAGTGGCAAACACAAATGTATtaccaattttaatacattccTGTCCCGATGATTTCTCCACTGTTGATTACTTTGAT aatCTGAAAACGGAGCACATTGGACGCCTGGTGATCTATGCACCCGTCGTCAGCAGTTCAATGCATGTGATCAACGATCTGGAGTTGGTTCATGGCATTGCTGTGCTGCCCCTGCAACAGACTGCAGGCGTAGGCCGCAGTTGTAATCag TGGCTGAGTCCCTTGGGTTGCGCAATGTTCTCCACACAGCTGCACATTGCCACGGATACGGCACTGGGAAGTCGTCTGCCCTTGATACAGCATATTATAGGGGCTGCTATAGTGAATACTCTGCGAGGCCATCCGCTCTATAGG GTACTTGATATTGCTTTAAAATGGCCAAATGATATTATTGCTAACGGAAACTACAAAATTGGCGGACTAGTCGTGAATACTACATTATTGGGTTCGTTGGCAATTGTGAATATTGGCAGCGGTATTAATCTAAGCAATTCAAAGCCAACCGTTTGTATTAACGGTATGATTAATGAGTATAATGTGCGAATGCCTGATTCTAAATTGCCACTACTGAAGTATGAGCAATTTATTGCTCtagtttttaatgaaatcgAAAGAATTTTGGCAGATGTACAAAACGGAAATTTTGAGACTTTCTACGCCTTGTACTACGAACTCTGGCTGCATAG TGAACAAAACGTTAAGATTTGCCTACAGAATGATCAAGAAAAGGATGCTAGCATTGTGGGTATCGATGATTATGGTTTCTTAAAAGTGAAACTAGCAAACGGCAAAATCGAGACCGTGCAACCTGATGGCAATAGTTTTGATATGCTGAAAGGATTAATAGTACCTAAATATAATTAG
- the LOC117790311 gene encoding biotin--protein ligase isoform X2 — protein sequence MLTLYYVSATFVQSWRIQRACNKIAEQLAQSSSIAFYALQPGNDDGFDPTFASSELCGNRNAAKVTDILWLRGNQRGCCLRPLQALQITPWISFPSAPSLLPFAYAAETATPTTTPTEAQPQSRITLSSDKTQHLHLLVESQVEPQRENSAPHTTMVRLEDYGKLIAWKIDSHLAVLIETDIEHFTKLLIMTFLQNNLCINDNLPLLRIESVEREGQPQPFELLANHLKRQSRNVAEINAESWQKHLKDLRALSVLAHQATEFETQKNRTEGKTGLLKQELVSQRQPEQAAPAAVQVKAVAVVEPTTKATSPAKSTQLKQPSPVQSPLNKHSELEKIAATKVTPRQQPVEVQDNTFTPVMATPAAKTSTPNKSFVAVKPSSPPPTPAPAPKLTPTPTPAPAAATSASRPRPILRRNKDSLGESKPLNVLVYSDSASARESAIATLRQLLERDVYTIYALTPQQAAQKFWMEQTALLVVCGSVATTVGQILVDYFLHGGKVLSLCSDILHFILPNYRTAEVREHELVQFSYDKWQRVKMMHHIFCYQPSPVKKNFSTDSEESTGQSHSRKPSMELKDLAGQTHKLDVKVLGTEEIWNTPSLMLANSLQSGGKAVFSQVHLETNPSEFEFDEEKFTVLKQNESTRLEIFTDLLRKYLGVQVRDSASADPTATGVVFKQAYFLGRHESKFELLEKLRLRCTGTEHVIVTPKLTMKFCGQDDKTPVANTNVLPILIHSCPDDFSTVDYFDNLKTEHIGRLVIYAPVVSSSMHVINDLELVHGIAVLPLQQTAGVGRSCNQWLSPLGCAMFSTQLHIATDTALGSRLPLIQHIIGAAIVNTLRGHPLYRVLDIALKWPNDIIANGNYKIGGLVVNTTLLGSLAIVNIGSGINLSNSKPTVCINGMINEYNVRMPDSKLPLLKYEQFIALVFNEIERILADVQNGNFETFYALYYELWLHSEQNVKICLQNDQEKDASIVGIDDYGFLKVKLANGKIETVQPDGNSFDMLKGLIVPKYN from the exons ATGTTAACACTCTATTACGTGAGCGCCACTTTTGTGCAATCCTGGCGCATTCAAAGGGCATGCAACAAAATTGCCGAGCAGTTAGCGCAATCATCGAGCATTGCATTCTACGCGCTTCAACCGGGCAACGATGATGGCTTCG ATCCCACATTTGCCAGCTCGGAGCTGTGTGGTAACCGTAATGCGGCCAAGGTCACGGATATATTGTGGTTGCGTGGCAACCAACGCGGTTGCTGTCTGCGTCCATTGCAAGCGTTGCAAATTACGCCATGGATTAGCTTCCCCTCGGCGCCTAGTCTTTTGCCCTTTGCCTATGCCGCCGAGACggcaacgccaacaacaacgccaacgGAAGCACAACCGCAATCCAGGATTACTTTGTCATCCGATAAGACGCAACACTTGCACTTGCTAGTCGAGTCACAGGTCGAACCACAACGAGAAAACAGTGCACCACACACCACAATGGTGCGG CTGGAAGATTACGGTAAGCTAATTGCATGGAAAATTGACTCCCACCTGGCGGTGCTCATCGAAACGGATATTGAGCATTTcacaaaattattgataatgacatttttacaaaacaatttatgcataaatgATAACTTGCCACTCCTGAGGATTGAGT CTGTTGAGCGAGAGGGACAACCTCAACCCTTTGAACTCCTTGCCAATCATCTGAAGCGTCAATCTCGAAATGTGGCTGAAATAAATGCTGAGAGCTGGCAGAAGCACTTAAAGGATCTACGCGCTCTCAGCGTGCTGGCTCATCAGGCAACTGAGTTTGAGACTCAAAAGAATCGGACAGAGGGCAAGACGGGTTTACTTAAACAGGAGCTGGTCAGCCAACGACAGCCAGAGCAGGCAGCTCCAGCAGCTGTGCAAGTCAAGGCGGTAGCTGTTGTAGAGCCCACGACTAAGGCAACATCTCCCGCCAAATCCACGCAACTGAAGCAACCATCGCCAGTGCAAAGTCCATTAAATAAGCACAGTGAGTTGGAGAAGATTGCTGCCACCAAGGTCACACCACGTCAGCAGCCTGTGGAAGTTCAGGATAATACTTTCACGCCTGTTATGGCCACGCCAGCGGCGAAAACTTCAACACCCAACAAGAGCTTTGTGGCTGTCAAGCCGAGTTCTCCTCCACCTACGCCGGCGCCAGCACCAAAGttaacgccaacgccaactccagctccagcaGCTGCTACTTCTGCCTCACGGCCTCGTCCCATTCTGCGACGTAACAAGGATAGTCTGGGCGAGAGTAAGCCCCTCAATGTGCTTGTCTATTCGGATAGTGCTAGTGCACGGGAATCGGCGATTGCAACTCTCCGACAGCTTCTAGAGCGGGATGTGTACACCATTTATGCGTTAACACCACAACAGGCGGCTCAAAAGTTTTGGATGGAACAGACAGCTCTGTTGGTTGTCTGCGGTTCTGTTGCAACGACTGTTGGCCAGATATTGGTTGACTACTTTTTACATGGCGGCAAGGTCTTGAGTCTCTGTTCGGATATTTTACACTTCATCTTGCCCAACTATCGCACAGCAGAG GTGCGGGAGCATGAGTTGGTTCAGTTTTCCTACGACAAATGGCAGAGGGTCAAGATGATGCATCACATCTTTTGTTATCAGCCTTCGCCGgttaagaaaaacttttccaCGGATAGCGAAGAGTCTACTGGTCAAAGTCATTCGCGTAAACC GTCCATGGAACTAAAGGATCTCGCCGGTCAAACCCACAAATTGGATGTGAAAGTGCTGGGCACCGAGGAAATCTGGAACACGCCCAGTTTAATGCTGGCCAACAGCCTGCAAAGCGGTGGCAAGGCCGTCTTCTCACAG GTGCATCTGGAGACGAATCCCAGCGAGTTTGAATTTGATGAAGAGAAATTTACAGTTCTGAAGCAGAATGAAAGCACTCGTCTGGAGATCTTTACGGATCTCTTGCGCAAGTATTTGGGAGTGCAGGTGCGGGACAGTGCATCCGCAGATCCAACTGCCACTGGAGTCGTCTTCAAGCAGGCCTATTTCTTGGGGCGACATGAG TCGAAATTCGAATTGCTGGAGAAGCTACGACTACGTTGCACCGGCACTGAACATGTCATCGTCACGCCCAAGCTGACCATGAAGTTCTGTGGCCAGGATGATAAGACTCCAGTGGCAAACACAAATGTATtaccaattttaatacattccTGTCCCGATGATTTCTCCACTGTTGATTACTTTGAT aatCTGAAAACGGAGCACATTGGACGCCTGGTGATCTATGCACCCGTCGTCAGCAGTTCAATGCATGTGATCAACGATCTGGAGTTGGTTCATGGCATTGCTGTGCTGCCCCTGCAACAGACTGCAGGCGTAGGCCGCAGTTGTAATCag TGGCTGAGTCCCTTGGGTTGCGCAATGTTCTCCACACAGCTGCACATTGCCACGGATACGGCACTGGGAAGTCGTCTGCCCTTGATACAGCATATTATAGGGGCTGCTATAGTGAATACTCTGCGAGGCCATCCGCTCTATAGG GTACTTGATATTGCTTTAAAATGGCCAAATGATATTATTGCTAACGGAAACTACAAAATTGGCGGACTAGTCGTGAATACTACATTATTGGGTTCGTTGGCAATTGTGAATATTGGCAGCGGTATTAATCTAAGCAATTCAAAGCCAACCGTTTGTATTAACGGTATGATTAATGAGTATAATGTGCGAATGCCTGATTCTAAATTGCCACTACTGAAGTATGAGCAATTTATTGCTCtagtttttaatgaaatcgAAAGAATTTTGGCAGATGTACAAAACGGAAATTTTGAGACTTTCTACGCCTTGTACTACGAACTCTGGCTGCATAG TGAACAAAACGTTAAGATTTGCCTACAGAATGATCAAGAAAAGGATGCTAGCATTGTGGGTATCGATGATTATGGTTTCTTAAAAGTGAAACTAGCAAACGGCAAAATCGAGACCGTGCAACCTGATGGCAATAGTTTTGATATGCTGAAAGGATTAATAGTACCTAAATATAATTAG
- the LOC117790311 gene encoding biotin--protein ligase isoform X3, with protein MLTLYYVSATFVQSWRIQRACNKIAEQLAQSSSIAFYALQPGNDDGFDPTFASSELCGNRNAAKVTDILWLRGNQRGCCLRPLQALQITPWISFPSAPSLLPFAYAAETATPTTTPTEAQPQSRITLSSDKTQHLHLLVESQVEPQRENSAPHTTMVRLEDYAVEREGQPQPFELLANHLKRQSRNVAEINAESWQKHLKDLRALSVLAHQATEFETQKNRTEGKTGLLKQELVSQRQPEQAAPAAVQVKAVAVVEPTTKATSPAKSTQLKQPSPVQSPLNKHSELEKIAATKVTPRQQPVEVQDNTFTPVMATPAAKTSTPNKSFVAVKPSSPPPTPAPAPKLTPTPTPAPAAATSASRPRPILRRNKDSLGESKPLNVLVYSDSASARESAIATLRQLLERDVYTIYALTPQQAAQKFWMEQTALLVVCGSVATTVGQILVDYFLHGGKVLSLCSDILHFILPNYRTAEVREHELVQFSYDKWQRVKMMHHIFCYQPSPVKKNFSTDSEESTGQSHSRKPALVCPRSMELKDLAGQTHKLDVKVLGTEEIWNTPSLMLANSLQSGGKAVFSQVHLETNPSEFEFDEEKFTVLKQNESTRLEIFTDLLRKYLGVQVRDSASADPTATGVVFKQAYFLGRHESKFELLEKLRLRCTGTEHVIVTPKLTMKFCGQDDKTPVANTNVLPILIHSCPDDFSTVDYFDNLKTEHIGRLVIYAPVVSSSMHVINDLELVHGIAVLPLQQTAGVGRSCNQWLSPLGCAMFSTQLHIATDTALGSRLPLIQHIIGAAIVNTLRGHPLYRVLDIALKWPNDIIANGNYKIGGLVVNTTLLGSLAIVNIGSGINLSNSKPTVCINGMINEYNVRMPDSKLPLLKYEQFIALVFNEIERILADVQNGNFETFYALYYELWLHSEQNVKICLQNDQEKDASIVGIDDYGFLKVKLANGKIETVQPDGNSFDMLKGLIVPKYN; from the exons ATGTTAACACTCTATTACGTGAGCGCCACTTTTGTGCAATCCTGGCGCATTCAAAGGGCATGCAACAAAATTGCCGAGCAGTTAGCGCAATCATCGAGCATTGCATTCTACGCGCTTCAACCGGGCAACGATGATGGCTTCG ATCCCACATTTGCCAGCTCGGAGCTGTGTGGTAACCGTAATGCGGCCAAGGTCACGGATATATTGTGGTTGCGTGGCAACCAACGCGGTTGCTGTCTGCGTCCATTGCAAGCGTTGCAAATTACGCCATGGATTAGCTTCCCCTCGGCGCCTAGTCTTTTGCCCTTTGCCTATGCCGCCGAGACggcaacgccaacaacaacgccaacgGAAGCACAACCGCAATCCAGGATTACTTTGTCATCCGATAAGACGCAACACTTGCACTTGCTAGTCGAGTCACAGGTCGAACCACAACGAGAAAACAGTGCACCACACACCACAATGGTGCGG CTGGAAGATTACG CTGTTGAGCGAGAGGGACAACCTCAACCCTTTGAACTCCTTGCCAATCATCTGAAGCGTCAATCTCGAAATGTGGCTGAAATAAATGCTGAGAGCTGGCAGAAGCACTTAAAGGATCTACGCGCTCTCAGCGTGCTGGCTCATCAGGCAACTGAGTTTGAGACTCAAAAGAATCGGACAGAGGGCAAGACGGGTTTACTTAAACAGGAGCTGGTCAGCCAACGACAGCCAGAGCAGGCAGCTCCAGCAGCTGTGCAAGTCAAGGCGGTAGCTGTTGTAGAGCCCACGACTAAGGCAACATCTCCCGCCAAATCCACGCAACTGAAGCAACCATCGCCAGTGCAAAGTCCATTAAATAAGCACAGTGAGTTGGAGAAGATTGCTGCCACCAAGGTCACACCACGTCAGCAGCCTGTGGAAGTTCAGGATAATACTTTCACGCCTGTTATGGCCACGCCAGCGGCGAAAACTTCAACACCCAACAAGAGCTTTGTGGCTGTCAAGCCGAGTTCTCCTCCACCTACGCCGGCGCCAGCACCAAAGttaacgccaacgccaactccagctccagcaGCTGCTACTTCTGCCTCACGGCCTCGTCCCATTCTGCGACGTAACAAGGATAGTCTGGGCGAGAGTAAGCCCCTCAATGTGCTTGTCTATTCGGATAGTGCTAGTGCACGGGAATCGGCGATTGCAACTCTCCGACAGCTTCTAGAGCGGGATGTGTACACCATTTATGCGTTAACACCACAACAGGCGGCTCAAAAGTTTTGGATGGAACAGACAGCTCTGTTGGTTGTCTGCGGTTCTGTTGCAACGACTGTTGGCCAGATATTGGTTGACTACTTTTTACATGGCGGCAAGGTCTTGAGTCTCTGTTCGGATATTTTACACTTCATCTTGCCCAACTATCGCACAGCAGAG GTGCGGGAGCATGAGTTGGTTCAGTTTTCCTACGACAAATGGCAGAGGGTCAAGATGATGCATCACATCTTTTGTTATCAGCCTTCGCCGgttaagaaaaacttttccaCGGATAGCGAAGAGTCTACTGGTCAAAGTCATTCGCGTAAACC AGCTCTAGTATGTCCAAGGTCCATGGAACTAAAGGATCTCGCCGGTCAAACCCACAAATTGGATGTGAAAGTGCTGGGCACCGAGGAAATCTGGAACACGCCCAGTTTAATGCTGGCCAACAGCCTGCAAAGCGGTGGCAAGGCCGTCTTCTCACAG GTGCATCTGGAGACGAATCCCAGCGAGTTTGAATTTGATGAAGAGAAATTTACAGTTCTGAAGCAGAATGAAAGCACTCGTCTGGAGATCTTTACGGATCTCTTGCGCAAGTATTTGGGAGTGCAGGTGCGGGACAGTGCATCCGCAGATCCAACTGCCACTGGAGTCGTCTTCAAGCAGGCCTATTTCTTGGGGCGACATGAG TCGAAATTCGAATTGCTGGAGAAGCTACGACTACGTTGCACCGGCACTGAACATGTCATCGTCACGCCCAAGCTGACCATGAAGTTCTGTGGCCAGGATGATAAGACTCCAGTGGCAAACACAAATGTATtaccaattttaatacattccTGTCCCGATGATTTCTCCACTGTTGATTACTTTGAT aatCTGAAAACGGAGCACATTGGACGCCTGGTGATCTATGCACCCGTCGTCAGCAGTTCAATGCATGTGATCAACGATCTGGAGTTGGTTCATGGCATTGCTGTGCTGCCCCTGCAACAGACTGCAGGCGTAGGCCGCAGTTGTAATCag TGGCTGAGTCCCTTGGGTTGCGCAATGTTCTCCACACAGCTGCACATTGCCACGGATACGGCACTGGGAAGTCGTCTGCCCTTGATACAGCATATTATAGGGGCTGCTATAGTGAATACTCTGCGAGGCCATCCGCTCTATAGG GTACTTGATATTGCTTTAAAATGGCCAAATGATATTATTGCTAACGGAAACTACAAAATTGGCGGACTAGTCGTGAATACTACATTATTGGGTTCGTTGGCAATTGTGAATATTGGCAGCGGTATTAATCTAAGCAATTCAAAGCCAACCGTTTGTATTAACGGTATGATTAATGAGTATAATGTGCGAATGCCTGATTCTAAATTGCCACTACTGAAGTATGAGCAATTTATTGCTCtagtttttaatgaaatcgAAAGAATTTTGGCAGATGTACAAAACGGAAATTTTGAGACTTTCTACGCCTTGTACTACGAACTCTGGCTGCATAG TGAACAAAACGTTAAGATTTGCCTACAGAATGATCAAGAAAAGGATGCTAGCATTGTGGGTATCGATGATTATGGTTTCTTAAAAGTGAAACTAGCAAACGGCAAAATCGAGACCGTGCAACCTGATGGCAATAGTTTTGATATGCTGAAAGGATTAATAGTACCTAAATATAATTAG